The genomic interval TCAGCCATGGTGTGTCCTATCAGGCTTTCTTGTCTTCACCGATCAACAGCTTTGTGTCGGAGAGGTACATATGTGGCGGGACTTCGAGGTTGTCTGGCGCAGGCTTGTTTTTAAACACGCGGCCAGCAATATCAAACGTTGAACCGTGGCAAGGGCACAAGAAGCCACCATTCCAATCATCAGGCAGCGAAGGCTGCGCACCTGTTTGAAACTTATCGGAAGGTGAGCAACCCAAATGCGTACAGATGCCCACAGCCACAAACACTTCAGGTTTGATGGAGCGCGCTTGATTGCGTGCATACACGGGCGTGAATTCATTGGGCTTGCGCTCTGACTTGGGGTCAGCCAACTGAGACTCAGTCTTGTTCAAAGACTCCAACTGCTCAGGGGTACGCTTGACGATCCAAACGGGCTTGCCGCGCCATTCGACGGTCATTTTCTCGCCCGGTTTGAGGGCCGAGATGTCGACTTCGACAGCAGCGCCGGCAGCTTTGGCCTTCTCAGAAGGCTGGAATGTGCTGACGAAAGGCACAGCTACTGCTACGCCACCGACCGCACCCGCGCAAGTCGAGGCAATCAGCCACGTGCGTTTGTTGGTGTCTACTGGGGTGTCACTCATGGAATTCCTCAAACAATAATCACTGGTTGGGTTAACACTTGATTGTAGCTGACCACACACACCCGCTATTTATTACGCAGTGCTTCCACTGCAAGCCAGCGGTAAGCCAGCGATAATTCGAATACTTTTATACACAAAGGATTCAACATGTTGAAAGAGTTCAAAGCCTTCGCCGTCAAAGGCAATGTCATCGATTTGGCTGTCGGTGTGATCATCGGTGCAGCGTTTGGGAAAATCGTCGATTCAGCCGTGAACGACCTGATCATGCCCATCGTGGCCGCCTTCATTGGTCATCTCGACTTCTCTAATTTCTTCTTCGTCTTGGGCGCAGTACCTGCGGGCACAGCCATGACACTAGATGCCATGAAGAAGGCCGGCGTGCCTGTGTTTGCCTACGGCAACTTCATCACCGTAGCTGTCAACTTCGTGATTTTGGCGTTCATCATTTTCTTGATGATCAAGCAAATCAACCGCCTCAAGGGCACGGCTGAAGAAGCAGCGCCGAAAGAAGAAGTTCTGTTGTTGCGCGATATCCGCGACAGTTTGAAAAAATAAATTACTTCAGCGGCGCATGGCACGCGCCATGGCGACCGCAGCCAACAGGCTAGACGCATCCGCCTTGCCCGTGCCGGCCAAATCAAAGGCGGTGCCGTGATCGGGGCTGGTGCGCACCAGCGGCAGTCCTAACGTCACGTTCACACCCTGCTCTACGCCCAAGTACTTCACGGGGATCAAGCCTTGGTCGTGGTACATCGCCACCACCACATCAAACTCACTGGGTTGTCCGTTCTTGGCGCGTGCGCGCATGAACACCGTGTCGGGCGCAAACGGCCCGCTCACGTGCATGCCCTCGGCACGCGCCTGTTGCAGGGCGGGGATGATGATGTCGAGTTCTTCACGCCCCATCAAGCCCCCCTCGCCCGCATGCGGGTTCAAGCCCGCCACGGCCATGTGTGGTGCGCGACCCGTGGCCGCCAGCTCGGCAGTATGGGTGATGCGCAGGGTTTGCAAAATGTTGTCGACCGTCACCGCGTCAATCGCTTGGCGCAAGGACACATGGATGCTGACCAACACAGTTTTGAGTTCAGGGTTGGCCAACATCATGCGCACGGGCATGTCGTCCACCCCCACGCCTGCATGGGCTGCTGCACACGCCTGCAACATTTCGGTATGCCCCGGGAACGGCACACCCGCTGCAAACAAGGCCTCTTTGTGTAAAGGCGCTGTCACCACCGCCGACACATCGCCGCGCAAGGCGGCTTGCGCCGCCCACACCACGCAGTCAGCAGCCAGCTTGCCAGCGGTTGCGCTGATTTGACCCCACGCAGGCAGCTGGTCAGCAGCCAAAGGCTGCGTGACTTGCAAGACGGGGATGGTGAATGGCACTTTGATTTGGGCTGCTTCACGCAAATCGTTGACCAACTGCATGTGCATTTGTGGCTCGTGGTATTCGCACTGAGCCAACAACAATGCGGCACGCTGCATGACCGCCAAATCACCGACGACCACGCAGCCTTGCAGCTGCTCGGGTGCATCGCGAAACGCTTTGACGATGATTTCGGGGCCAATGCCCGCCGCATCGCCCAGCGTGATGACCATGGGCTTGAAATGTTCAGCGGTGCTCATGCGCGAACACCCGTCATGCGGGGTTATCTATTTCGATGAACTGGTGGCTGATGCCCAGTTGTGCCGCCACATGCGCCGCAGCGGCAGGTGCGCCATAACGCTCAGTGGCGTGATGCCCACAAGCCAAAAAGGCCACCCCAGTTTCGCGCGCCAAATGCGCTTGGGGCTCTGAAATTTCGCCCGTGATGAAGGCATCCACACCCGCGGCAATGGCTGCTTCGAAATAACTTTGCGCACCGCCGGTGCACCAAGCCACTTTGCGTATTTCTCGCACAGGTGTTTGCACCACCACAGACTCACGTTGCAAAGCCCCCGACACCACTGCCGCCAAAGCTTGCGCATTGGCAAACTTTTGGCCATCCGCGCGTTCGCCCCACAAACCCAAATCTTGCTCACCAAACGTGCCTTGCACTTGCAGCCCCAAACGCTGGCCTAGCTGCGCGTTGTTACCCAATTCAGGATGTGCATCCAGCGGCAAGTGGTACGCCAACAAGTTGATGTTGTGTGCCAACAGCAGTTGCAAGCGTTGCTTCATCCAGCCGGTGACCGTGCCGTCTTGGCCACGCCAAAACAAACCGTGATGCACAAAAATGGTATCCGCCTTGGCATCTATCGCCGCCTCAATCAAGGCGCGACTGGCAGTCACGCCAGAGACGATGTGGCGAATGGTGTCTGCACCTTCGACTTGCAAACCGTTCGGTCCGTAATCTTTGAAACGTGCAGGCTGCAACAAATCGTTGAAGGCACTCAGCAATGTTTGGCGGGTGACGGTTTGACTCATCGGGGCACCTTGGTTTTGGGACGCTGGACCGCCGTGACATTCAAGGTCAGGTTTTGATTGCGCCGAACCACTTCGAGCTTCACGTTCTCGCCGGGCGTGAGTGCGGCAATTCGTGTCAACAGCTCGCCCACATTTTTCACGGGCTGCCCAGCCACGGCCAACAACAAGTCGCCTGGGCGCAAGCCTGCATTCGCAGCGGGGCCGTTTTGCAGCACCCCGGTGATCACCACACCGTTGGTTTGCTTCAAGCCAAACGTCTCGGCCAATTCAGGCGTCAACTCGCTGGGTTCAATTCCAACCCAGCCGCGTGTCACTTGACCATCGCGCACGATGCCCTCTAGCACTTGACGCGCGGTAGACACAGGAATGGCAAAACCAATGCCCATGTTGCCGCCCGAGCGCGAATAGATGGCGGTGTTGATGCCAATCAAATTACCGTTCACATCGACCAAAGCGCCGCCCGAGTTGCCGGGGTTGATGGCCGCATCGGTTTGGATGAAATTTTCAAAGGTGTTGATGCCCAACTGGTTACGGCCCAAGGCAGACACGATGCCGCTGGTCACGGTTTGGCCCACGCCGAATGGATTGCCAATTGCCAACACGCGGTCCCCTACTTGTGCCGTGTCTGAATTGCCCAAGGCAATGACGGGCAAGCGGTCTAGGTTGATGCGCAAAATAGCGAGGTCGGTATCCGGGTCTGCGCCAATCACCTGTGCGGTTGCATGGCGACTGTCACTCAAGGTGACTTCAATTTCTTGCGCACCCTCAATCACATGGTTGTTGGTGAGGATGTACCCCTCAGGGCTGACGATGACGCCACTGCCCAAGCCCTGCTGTGGCGTGTCGTCTTCGCGGTCGCCATAGAAAAAGCGAAACCAAGGGTCGTTTTGAAAAGGATGCGCGGGCGCATTGGCCTGTGTGGTGGCAATGCTCACCACGGCGGGCGATGCCACTTTGGCTGCCGGGCTAAAACTGCCAGGCATGACAGTGCCGGTGGCATTGGGCGCGGCCTCGAGCAAGGTCACACCTGACATTGGCATGCGGCGGTTGAGCCACTCAGGCTTCAAGGTCACCAGGACAAACCAAATTGCCACCAGCACGGTGACAACTTGGGAGAACAGCAACCATTGACGTTTCATGGCGTGTTTGCGCAGCGCTTATTCGGCGTCAGGCGCTTGGGTGTGTTTGATGAAGAGTTGCGCAGCCCAAATGCCGATCTCGTACAAGATGCACATGGGAATGGCCAGCGCCAGCTGCGACACCACATCGGGCGGCGTCACGATGGCCGCGATGATGAATGCCAACACGATGAAGTACGAGCGAAAGTCTTTGAGCTTTTCGATGGTCACCACATTCATGCGCGCCAACACAATCACCACGATGGGCACTTCAAACGCCAAACCAAAGGCGATGAACATGCTGATGACAAAGCCCAAATAGGCCTCAATGTCAGGTGCAGCCGTGATGCTTTTGGGCGCAAAGCTTTGGATGAACTTGAACACTTGGCCAAACACGAAGAAGTAGCAAAACGCCACTCCCACCATGAACAACAAGGTGCTTGACACCACCAACGGCAGCACCAATTTCTTTTCGTGCGAATACAGACCAGGCGCCACAAACGCCCACACCTGGTACAGCACCACCGGCAGCGCCAGCAAAAACGCAGTCATCAGCAAAATTTTGAGCGGCACCAAAAATGGCGAAATCACCGACGTGGCGATCAACGTGGCACCCGCAGGCAACTGTGCCACCAAGGGCGCCGCCAACAAGTCATACAGCTCGGCAGGGCCGGGGTAGATCGCCAACGCAGCACCAGCCACCAACACGGCAATGGTCGCTTTGACCAAACGGTCACGCAACTCAATCAAATGCTGCACAAATGGCTGCTCGGTGCCAGCCAATTCGTCGGTAGAAGGGGTATCAGACATGTTCAGAACGCTTCACAGGGCGAAAACGCGCCACGCGGGCCGCGCCAGATAGCGCCTTGGTGCGTACACCTTGACGGGCTTTGTACCAATGCGGCATGGCACCACGCTTGAGGCGCCATTTCTTGCCTGGGTTTTCATACGTGGGTGGCGGTGGGGCCAACGGTTCGTAATGGTCAGACGATAAACCAGCCGTGGTTTCGGACCAGTCTTTCTCAAAGTCGCTGGCCGCGGTGTGTACGGAGTGCTCCACATCGCGTGCCGCTGTCTCCATCGTCTCTTTCATCTTCTTGAGCTCATCGAGCTCCATCGTGCGGTTGACCTCAGCTTTGACGTCAGCCACGTAACGCTTGGCTTTGCCAATCATCGTCCCCATCGTGCGGGCGACACTGGGCAACCGCTCGGGCCCGATGACTACCAAGGCCACCGCACTCACTACCGCAATTTTGGAAAAATCGAGATCAAACAAAGCAAGCGATCAACATCAATTAAGACTTGTTCTTGACTTCAACGTCAATGGTATTTTTGTCGGCAGACACAGCGGCAGCAGGCGCTGCTGGCTTGTCTTCGGCAGGTGCGCTGCCATCTTTCATGCCGTCTTTGAAGCCCTTCACGGCGCCGCCCAAGTCTGAGCCCAAATTTTTGAGCTTCTTGGTACCAAACACCATGATGACGATCAACAAGACGATCAGCCAATGCCAAATTGAAAACGAACCCATGTGTGACTCCTAAATAATTGATTGAATTCTAATCAGCCGCGCAGCCAAGGACGTGGACCACCCATGACATGCCAGTGCATGTGATGGACTTCTTGCCCACCTTCAGCGCCAGTATTAGCCACGATGCGAAAGCCACCTTCGGGGTAAGGTTTTGCGCCTTCTTGCACAGCCAGCTTGGGGGCCAGCAACATCATGCGACCCAACAAACCTTCATGCTCGGGCGTGACATGCGCCATCGAGGGAATGTGCAACTTAGGAATGATCAAAAAGTGCACGGGCGCCCACGGGTTGATGTCGTGAAACGCGAAGATTTCGTCGTCTTCATACACCTTACGCGACGGGATTTGACCCGCGATGATTTTGCAAAAAATGCAATTAGCGTCTGTCATATTGTCCTCACTCGCCCGCGGCTTCGCGGGCTTGCGCTTTGCGCAAAGCTTTCTCTTCCAAGCCACTCAGGCCTTCGCGGCGCGCCAGCTCATCAATCACGTCAGAGGGCTTCAAGCCGTAGTGGGCCAAAGCAATCATGCTGTGAAACCACAGGTCGGCCACTTCGTACACCAGCTTCGATGCATCACCGCCATGGTCCACGTCTTTGGCGGCCATCACGGTTTCGGTGGCCTCTTCGCCAATCTTCTTCAAGAACGCGTCAGGGCCTTTGTGCAGCAAGCGCGAGACGTAGCTCTTCTCGGGGTCGCCGCCATTGGCGGGCTTGCGGC from Limnohabitans curvus carries:
- the petA gene encoding ubiquinol-cytochrome c reductase iron-sulfur subunit, whose translation is MSDTPVDTNKRTWLIASTCAGAVGGVAVAVPFVSTFQPSEKAKAAGAAVEVDISALKPGEKMTVEWRGKPVWIVKRTPEQLESLNKTESQLADPKSERKPNEFTPVYARNQARSIKPEVFVAVGICTHLGCSPSDKFQTGAQPSLPDDWNGGFLCPCHGSTFDIAGRVFKNKPAPDNLEVPPHMYLSDTKLLIGEDKKA
- the mscL gene encoding large conductance mechanosensitive channel protein MscL encodes the protein MLKEFKAFAVKGNVIDLAVGVIIGAAFGKIVDSAVNDLIMPIVAAFIGHLDFSNFFFVLGAVPAGTAMTLDAMKKAGVPVFAYGNFITVAVNFVILAFIIFLMIKQINRLKGTAEEAAPKEEVLLLRDIRDSLKK
- the pdxA gene encoding 4-hydroxythreonine-4-phosphate dehydrogenase PdxA, encoding MSTAEHFKPMVITLGDAAGIGPEIIVKAFRDAPEQLQGCVVVGDLAVMQRAALLLAQCEYHEPQMHMQLVNDLREAAQIKVPFTIPVLQVTQPLAADQLPAWGQISATAGKLAADCVVWAAQAALRGDVSAVVTAPLHKEALFAAGVPFPGHTEMLQACAAAHAGVGVDDMPVRMMLANPELKTVLVSIHVSLRQAIDAVTVDNILQTLRITHTAELAATGRAPHMAVAGLNPHAGEGGLMGREELDIIIPALQQARAEGMHVSGPFAPDTVFMRARAKNGQPSEFDVVVAMYHDQGLIPVKYLGVEQGVNVTLGLPLVRTSPDHGTAFDLAGTGKADASSLLAAVAMARAMRR
- a CDS encoding Nif3-like dinuclear metal center hexameric protein, translated to MSQTVTRQTLLSAFNDLLQPARFKDYGPNGLQVEGADTIRHIVSGVTASRALIEAAIDAKADTIFVHHGLFWRGQDGTVTGWMKQRLQLLLAHNINLLAYHLPLDAHPELGNNAQLGQRLGLQVQGTFGEQDLGLWGERADGQKFANAQALAAVVSGALQRESVVVQTPVREIRKVAWCTGGAQSYFEAAIAAGVDAFITGEISEPQAHLARETGVAFLACGHHATERYGAPAAAAHVAAQLGISHQFIEIDNPA
- a CDS encoding S1C family serine protease, with product MKRQWLLFSQVVTVLVAIWFVLVTLKPEWLNRRMPMSGVTLLEAAPNATGTVMPGSFSPAAKVASPAVVSIATTQANAPAHPFQNDPWFRFFYGDREDDTPQQGLGSGVIVSPEGYILTNNHVIEGAQEIEVTLSDSRHATAQVIGADPDTDLAILRINLDRLPVIALGNSDTAQVGDRVLAIGNPFGVGQTVTSGIVSALGRNQLGINTFENFIQTDAAINPGNSGGALVDVNGNLIGINTAIYSRSGGNMGIGFAIPVSTARQVLEGIVRDGQVTRGWVGIEPSELTPELAETFGLKQTNGVVITGVLQNGPAANAGLRPGDLLLAVAGQPVKNVGELLTRIAALTPGENVKLEVVRRNQNLTLNVTAVQRPKTKVPR
- the tatC gene encoding twin-arginine translocase subunit TatC, producing the protein MSDTPSTDELAGTEQPFVQHLIELRDRLVKATIAVLVAGAALAIYPGPAELYDLLAAPLVAQLPAGATLIATSVISPFLVPLKILLMTAFLLALPVVLYQVWAFVAPGLYSHEKKLVLPLVVSSTLLFMVGVAFCYFFVFGQVFKFIQSFAPKSITAAPDIEAYLGFVISMFIAFGLAFEVPIVVIVLARMNVVTIEKLKDFRSYFIVLAFIIAAIVTPPDVVSQLALAIPMCILYEIGIWAAQLFIKHTQAPDAE
- the tatB gene encoding Sec-independent protein translocase protein TatB; the encoded protein is MFDLDFSKIAVVSAVALVVIGPERLPSVARTMGTMIGKAKRYVADVKAEVNRTMELDELKKMKETMETAARDVEHSVHTAASDFEKDWSETTAGLSSDHYEPLAPPPPTYENPGKKWRLKRGAMPHWYKARQGVRTKALSGAARVARFRPVKRSEHV
- the tatA gene encoding Sec-independent protein translocase subunit TatA, which translates into the protein MGSFSIWHWLIVLLIVIMVFGTKKLKNLGSDLGGAVKGFKDGMKDGSAPAEDKPAAPAAAVSADKNTIDVEVKNKS
- a CDS encoding histidine triad nucleotide-binding protein, whose amino-acid sequence is MTDANCIFCKIIAGQIPSRKVYEDDEIFAFHDINPWAPVHFLIIPKLHIPSMAHVTPEHEGLLGRMMLLAPKLAVQEGAKPYPEGGFRIVANTGAEGGQEVHHMHWHVMGGPRPWLRG
- a CDS encoding phosphoribosyl-ATP diphosphatase → MSSTPVTHLDTLQRLADVIESRKPANGGDPEKSYVSRLLHKGPDAFLKKIGEEATETVMAAKDVDHGGDASKLVYEVADLWFHSMIALAHYGLKPSDVIDELARREGLSGLEEKALRKAQAREAAGE